One window from the genome of Paraclostridium sordellii encodes:
- the trmB gene encoding tRNA (guanosine(46)-N7)-methyltransferase TrmB has translation MRRRKKKGADLKLLSFENLVLKGDEIDFKGNWNEKFQNDNPIHVEFGTGRGKFLTTLAKQNPNINYIAMEMKEEVLLKAVEKAVENELNNILFIWGDVNNILDYFDKGELSRVYINFCDPWPKKRWYKRRLTYRGFLENYKKLLKDDGEIHFKTDNEKLFEFSLNEFSEANLKLKNITLDLANSDYEGNVTTEYEDKFMSYGMKIYRLEGLKI, from the coding sequence ATGAGAAGACGTAAGAAAAAAGGCGCAGATTTAAAATTATTAAGTTTTGAAAACTTGGTTCTAAAAGGGGATGAAATTGATTTTAAAGGAAATTGGAATGAAAAATTTCAAAATGATAATCCCATTCATGTAGAATTTGGAACAGGAAGAGGTAAATTTTTAACTACGCTTGCAAAGCAAAATCCCAATATAAACTACATAGCAATGGAAATGAAAGAAGAGGTTTTATTAAAAGCAGTAGAAAAAGCAGTAGAAAATGAACTTAATAATATCTTATTTATATGGGGAGATGTAAATAATATTCTTGATTACTTTGATAAAGGTGAGTTATCAAGAGTTTATATAAATTTTTGCGATCCTTGGCCTAAAAAAAGATGGTACAAGAGAAGATTAACTTATAGAGGATTTCTTGAGAATTACAAAAAGTTATTGAAGGATGATGGGGAAATACATTTTAAAACAGATAATGAAAAGTTATTTGAATTTAGTTTAAATGAATTTTCTGAAGCTAATTTAAAATTAAAAAATATAACCCTTGATTTAGCTAATAGTGATTATGAAGGTAATGTGACAACTGAATATGAAGATAAATTCATGTCATATGGTATGAAGATTTATAGATTAGAAGGATTAAAAATATAA
- the accD gene encoding acetyl-CoA carboxylase, carboxyltransferase subunit beta: MIKKFLKRKEQNYAVVNLNKNFKENSADDKFWIYCDSCKNETFRKDIEENLNVCPKCNKHYDYSARDRVALIIDENTFSEFNHDLEFKNILDFPNYEEKLYKYKNSTHENEAIIAGTGLVNKIPVVLCVMNPKFMMGSMGAIVGEELTLSIEYAIKHKLPIIIVCASGGARMQEGMVSLMQMAKTSQALSKLASEGLLYISILTNPTTGGVTASFAMLGDLILAEPNALVAFAGPRVIQQTIKQDLPKGFQTSEFLLEHGFVDLIINRHEMKEQLFNILTLHGYSCIKNLEKEGDLIACTEH, from the coding sequence ATGATAAAAAAATTTCTTAAAAGAAAAGAACAAAACTACGCAGTAGTTAATTTAAATAAAAATTTTAAAGAAAATAGTGCAGATGATAAATTTTGGATTTATTGTGATTCATGTAAAAATGAAACTTTTAGAAAAGATATAGAAGAAAACCTTAATGTCTGTCCAAAATGCAATAAACATTATGATTACTCAGCTAGAGATAGAGTAGCCCTAATAATTGATGAAAATACATTTTCTGAATTTAATCATGATTTAGAATTTAAAAATATCTTAGATTTTCCTAACTACGAAGAAAAACTGTATAAGTACAAAAACTCTACACATGAAAATGAAGCTATAATTGCAGGTACTGGACTTGTAAATAAAATACCTGTTGTTTTATGCGTAATGAATCCTAAGTTTATGATGGGGAGTATGGGTGCAATAGTTGGAGAGGAGTTAACATTATCTATTGAATATGCTATTAAACATAAACTTCCAATTATAATAGTATGCGCCTCTGGTGGAGCTAGAATGCAAGAGGGAATGGTATCTCTTATGCAAATGGCAAAAACATCCCAAGCTTTATCTAAATTAGCATCTGAAGGACTTTTATATATATCAATTTTAACAAATCCAACTACAGGAGGAGTAACGGCAAGTTTTGCTATGCTTGGAGATTTGATACTAGCAGAACCAAATGCATTAGTTGCCTTTGCTGGACCAAGAGTTATTCAGCAAACTATTAAGCAAGATTTACCTAAAGGTTTCCAAACATCTGAGTTTTTACTAGAACATGGATTTGTTGATTTAATAATTAATAGACATGAAATGAAAGAACAACTTTTTAATATACTTACTTTGCATGGATATTCATGTATAAAAAACTTAGAGAAAGAAGGTGACCTAATTGCCTGCACAGAACATTAG
- a CDS encoding tyrosine-type recombinase/integrase codes for MSERKIIKIHNKSDKPDNIVIRDNKVIEKCIQIENSLPKFMKDYCIYLKGSVSVTTRLAYLEDIKFFCSYLVETKEVTMVDQIKDISLDDFNQIKARDVNLFLGDYCTRYYKQTEKNTLIYENNNRALARKKSSLSTLFKFLFRNGQIENNITDGFNPIKLPKPQPDAIKRLEIDEVAKMLDSVETGEGLTEKEKVYWRKTKLRDKAILALFVTYGLRLNELRELNISSFNFSRGEFKIYRKRGKEVLMPINKTCELVIRDYILNERPKSEMLNEDVEDALFLSLQHKRMDPKSIRQLVKKYTSISMQTSRDNGYSPHKLRATAATSLIQNGFSIYDVQNLLDHDNVTTTQLYAAHKKNVKRDIVNNFEWIDDKDE; via the coding sequence ATGTCAGAACGTAAAATTATAAAAATACACAATAAATCTGATAAACCAGATAATATAGTTATCAGAGATAATAAAGTTATAGAAAAATGTATCCAAATTGAAAATAGCCTTCCAAAATTTATGAAAGATTATTGTATATACTTAAAAGGGTCGGTATCAGTTACTACTAGACTTGCTTATTTAGAAGATATTAAGTTTTTTTGTTCATATTTAGTAGAAACTAAAGAAGTAACTATGGTTGATCAGATAAAGGATATTTCATTAGATGATTTTAATCAAATTAAAGCTAGAGATGTTAACTTATTTCTAGGAGATTACTGTACTAGATATTATAAACAAACAGAAAAAAATACTCTTATATATGAAAATAATAATCGTGCTCTTGCCCGTAAAAAATCATCCTTGTCTACCCTTTTTAAATTTTTATTTAGAAATGGTCAAATTGAAAATAATATAACTGATGGATTTAATCCTATTAAGCTTCCTAAACCTCAACCTGATGCTATTAAAAGGCTTGAAATTGATGAGGTAGCTAAAATGCTAGATTCCGTTGAAACTGGTGAGGGTCTTACAGAAAAAGAAAAAGTTTATTGGAGAAAGACAAAACTTCGTGATAAAGCTATATTGGCATTATTTGTTACATATGGATTAAGACTAAATGAACTTAGAGAATTAAATATCTCATCTTTTAACTTTTCTAGAGGTGAATTTAAAATCTATAGAAAAAGAGGTAAAGAAGTTCTAATGCCTATAAATAAGACTTGTGAGTTAGTTATAAGAGATTACATATTAAATGAAAGACCTAAAAGTGAAATGTTAAACGAAGATGTAGAAGATGCTTTATTTTTATCACTTCAACATAAAAGAATGGATCCAAAATCAATACGACAATTAGTTAAGAAGTATACTTCTATATCTATGCAAACTTCTAGAGATAATGGTTATAGTCCTCATAAATTAAGAGCAACTGCTGCTACTTCTTTAATTCAAAATGGATTTTCCATATACGATGTTCAAAATTTATTAGATCATGATAATGTTACTACTACTCAGCTATATGCTGCACATAAAAAGAATGTTAAAAGAGATATTGTTAATAATTTTGAATGGATAGACGATAAGGATGAGTAA
- a CDS encoding acetyl-CoA carboxylase carboxyltransferase subunit alpha — protein sequence MPAQNISSTNDINTLKDSIKQLKEVSLKSNIDLSIEIEKLELKLKHIENSTCCKLSAWDKVSISRDIKRPTAKNYIQNICSLFIELHGDRLYKDDPSIIGGIGKIGNFEVTIIGHQKGNDLNEQVKQNFGMPHPEGYRKALRLMHQAEKFNRPIVTFIDTPGAFCGIEAEERGQGEAIARNLREMSSLSVPILSIVIGEGGSGGALGIGVSNEIAMLEHSIYSVISPEGLSSILFKDASKAKDASDVMKLTSSDLKKLGIIDKVIKEPKNTAFSDVEFVSDNIKEYIINRLSFYKNFNKDEIINHRYKKFRNIGVY from the coding sequence TTGCCTGCACAGAACATTAGTTCGACCAACGATATAAATACACTTAAAGATAGCATAAAACAACTAAAAGAAGTTTCTTTAAAAAGCAATATAGACTTAAGTATAGAAATAGAAAAGCTAGAATTAAAGCTTAAACATATTGAAAATTCTACTTGTTGTAAACTTTCAGCATGGGATAAAGTTTCTATAAGTAGAGATATAAAAAGACCAACTGCTAAAAATTACATTCAGAACATATGTTCTTTGTTTATCGAACTCCATGGAGATAGGCTCTATAAAGATGATCCTTCTATAATTGGAGGAATAGGAAAGATAGGAAATTTTGAAGTTACCATAATAGGTCATCAAAAGGGAAATGACTTAAATGAGCAAGTTAAACAAAATTTTGGAATGCCTCATCCTGAAGGATATAGAAAAGCACTTAGACTTATGCATCAAGCTGAAAAGTTTAATAGACCCATAGTAACATTTATAGATACTCCTGGTGCATTTTGTGGTATTGAAGCTGAGGAAAGAGGTCAAGGGGAAGCCATAGCTAGAAACCTTAGAGAAATGAGTTCTCTTTCTGTACCTATACTCTCTATTGTAATTGGAGAAGGGGGAAGTGGGGGAGCACTTGGCATAGGAGTATCTAATGAAATTGCTATGCTTGAACATTCTATTTATTCAGTTATATCCCCTGAAGGACTTTCAAGCATTTTATTCAAAGATGCCTCTAAAGCAAAGGATGCTAGTGATGTTATGAAGCTTACTAGTTCGGATTTGAAAAAACTAGGTATAATTGATAAAGTAATAAAAGAACCTAAAAACACAGCTTTTAGTGATGTAGAATTTGTTTCAGATAATATAAAAGAATATATAATAAATCGATTAAGTTTTTATAAAAACTTTAATAAAGATGAAATAATAAATCATAGATATAAAAAATTTAGAAATATAGGCGTCTATTAA
- a CDS encoding OmpA family protein, producing the protein MINKYRRTVNKEEEHSNFWPTFTDLLATVLMVVIMFLISSESMVGGVEQDIAKNVNNSVKKTLNENGVPIEVDKETGNITFGETTLFDTDSYELKPEAKEILKGFIPQYVETIYKDYGEYISKIIVEGHTDDVGTYIYNLDLSQKRAFSVVNYIVGEEIGDYKFKDKLTKDIVAIGRSKAENIENTDGSINREKSRRVEIKYEVNVK; encoded by the coding sequence ATGATTAATAAATATAGAAGAACTGTAAATAAAGAAGAAGAACATAGTAATTTTTGGCCTACATTTACAGATTTATTAGCTACAGTTCTAATGGTTGTTATAATGTTTTTGATTAGTTCTGAAAGTATGGTTGGTGGTGTAGAACAAGATATTGCTAAAAACGTTAATAATTCAGTAAAAAAAACATTAAATGAAAATGGAGTACCTATAGAAGTTGATAAGGAAACTGGTAATATCACATTTGGTGAAACTACTTTGTTTGATACTGATAGTTATGAATTAAAACCAGAAGCTAAGGAAATTTTAAAAGGATTTATTCCTCAATATGTAGAGACCATCTATAAAGATTATGGAGAATATATATCAAAAATAATTGTGGAAGGTCATACTGATGATGTAGGTACATATATATATAATTTAGACTTATCTCAAAAAAGAGCTTTTAGTGTTGTTAACTATATCGTAGGAGAAGAAATTGGAGATTATAAATTTAAAGATAAACTAACTAAAGACATCGTAGCTATAGGTAGGTCTAAAGCTGAGAATATAGAAAATACAGATGGAAGTATCAATAGAGAAAAGTCAAGAAGAGTAGAGATTAAATATGAAGTTAATGTTAAGTAA
- the accC gene encoding acetyl-CoA carboxylase biotin carboxylase subunit, translated as MIKRLLIANRGDIAVRIIRTCKELNIETIAIYSEIDKDSLHRYLADESICIGPNNISKSYNNIDNIIYLAKKMNCDAIHPGFGFLSENVNFAKACLDNDIVFVGPTPNQIELMGNKSKARETMISLNVPVVPGSKSILKDKEEAKLLASSIGYPVMIKASSGGGGKGMRIIFKESEFDSLFDIAKSEALASFGDSSLYMEKYIENPRHIEVQVFGDSFNNAIHLGDRDCSMQRRNQKVIEESLSHYLDEAQRKKLYDTSIAVIKGIGYLGAGTIEFIVDKDKNFYFIEMNTRIQVEHPITEMITGIDLIKLQLLIASGEKIPFKQENVKFRGHAIECRINAEDSENDFKPSPGKVESLHIPGGFGVRFDTFIYPGYTIPPIYDSMLGKLICIADTRDECISRMDRALDEIIIEGITSNIEFQRSLINSDEFKNNTHHTKFIETSFIKSLNA; from the coding sequence ATGATTAAAAGATTATTAATTGCAAATAGAGGAGACATAGCAGTTAGAATTATACGTACTTGTAAAGAACTTAATATAGAAACTATAGCTATATACTCTGAAATTGATAAGGATAGCTTACATAGATATTTAGCTGATGAATCTATCTGTATAGGACCTAACAATATAAGTAAGAGTTATAATAATATAGATAATATAATTTATTTAGCAAAAAAAATGAATTGTGATGCAATTCATCCTGGATTTGGATTTCTCTCTGAAAATGTTAATTTTGCAAAAGCTTGCTTAGATAATGACATAGTTTTTGTAGGTCCAACTCCAAATCAAATAGAACTTATGGGGAATAAATCCAAAGCTAGAGAAACCATGATTAGTTTAAATGTTCCTGTTGTTCCAGGGTCTAAATCAATACTTAAAGATAAAGAAGAAGCTAAACTACTAGCATCATCAATAGGATATCCAGTCATGATTAAAGCCTCTAGTGGTGGAGGTGGAAAGGGTATGAGAATTATCTTTAAAGAAAGTGAATTTGATTCTTTATTTGATATAGCAAAATCAGAAGCTCTTGCTTCATTTGGAGATAGTTCTTTATACATGGAAAAATATATAGAAAATCCAAGGCATATAGAAGTTCAAGTATTTGGAGATAGTTTTAACAATGCTATACATCTTGGAGATAGAGATTGTTCTATGCAAAGAAGAAATCAAAAGGTCATAGAAGAATCACTAAGCCATTATTTAGACGAAGCTCAAAGAAAAAAGCTTTATGATACTTCTATAGCTGTTATAAAAGGTATTGGATACTTAGGTGCAGGAACAATTGAATTTATAGTAGATAAAGATAAAAATTTCTACTTCATAGAAATGAATACAAGAATACAAGTTGAACATCCTATTACTGAAATGATTACAGGAATAGATCTTATTAAACTACAATTACTTATAGCTAGCGGAGAAAAAATACCTTTTAAACAAGAGAATGTTAAATTTAGAGGCCATGCAATAGAGTGTAGGATAAATGCAGAAGATTCAGAAAACGACTTCAAACCAAGTCCAGGTAAAGTAGAATCCCTTCATATACCAGGAGGCTTTGGAGTTAGATTTGATACATTTATATATCCTGGATATACTATACCCCCAATTTACGACTCTATGCTTGGTAAACTTATCTGCATAGCGGATACTAGAGATGAATGTATAAGTAGAATGGATAGAGCATTAGATGAAATAATAATTGAGGGAATTACTTCAAATATAGAATTTCAAAGATCACTAATAAATTCTGATGAGTTCAAAAATAATACTCATCATACAAAATTCATTGAAACCAGTTTTATAAAAAGCTTAAATGCTTAA
- a CDS encoding DUF1540 domain-containing protein has protein sequence MSKINCSAITCCYNKNGNCHSGSIKVDSRKPVDLKTVHCTSFISVHKNLESSIESECEHVVCNVSECIHNKNLECSCYNIFVSGSDAKNYKNTNCCSFVAK, from the coding sequence ATGTCTAAAATAAACTGTAGTGCAATAACATGTTGCTATAATAAAAACGGAAATTGTCATAGTGGATCAATAAAAGTTGATAGCAGAAAACCAGTAGATTTAAAAACTGTTCATTGTACATCTTTTATAAGTGTACATAAAAATTTAGAAAGTAGCATAGAAAGTGAATGTGAGCATGTGGTATGTAATGTATCTGAATGTATCCATAATAAGAATTTAGAGTGTTCTTGCTATAATATATTCGTCTCTGGTAGTGATGCTAAAAACTATAAAAATACCAATTGTTGTAGTTTTGTAGCTAAGTAA
- a CDS encoding small, acid-soluble spore protein, H family, whose amino-acid sequence MQLRRAMEICNNKNIENVELVYNDNPVKLISVDNNIGTAYIESINDNSKFEVDLESLHEKTQ is encoded by the coding sequence ATGCAACTTAGAAGAGCTATGGAAATATGTAATAATAAAAATATAGAAAATGTAGAATTAGTTTATAATGATAATCCAGTTAAGTTAATAAGTGTGGATAATAATATAGGAACAGCTTATATAGAATCTATAAATGATAATTCTAAATTTGAAGTAGATTTAGAATCATTACATGAAAAAACTCAATAA
- a CDS encoding stage V sporulation protein S — translation MDILKVSSKSNPNSVAGALAGVIREKGSAEIQAIGAGALNQAIKSIAVARGFVAPSGIDLVCIPSFTDVKIEEEERTAIKLIVEPR, via the coding sequence ATGGATATTTTAAAAGTTTCATCAAAATCTAATCCTAATTCTGTTGCAGGAGCTTTAGCTGGTGTTATTAGGGAAAAAGGAAGCGCTGAAATTCAAGCTATTGGAGCAGGAGCTTTAAATCAAGCTATTAAATCAATAGCTGTTGCTAGAGGATTTGTTGCTCCAAGTGGAATTGACTTAGTTTGTATTCCATCATTTACTGATGTAAAAATAGAAGAAGAAGAAAGAACCGCTATTAAGTTAATAGTAGAACCTAGATAA
- the lexA gene encoding transcriptional repressor LexA: MYLDLTNKQIMILEFIKDQLTQKGYPPSVREICAAVELRSTSTVHSHLNKLEKLGYIRRDPTKPRAIEVLDSNKNEGINGLNQEVLHLPVIGQITAGEPILAEQNIEEYIPLPANLVIGSENFILKVKGESMINAGILDGDYVIVDKANTASNSQIVVALIGNESATVKRFFKEENFIRLQPENEFMEPIILNPQEVSIIGHVKGVFRVIK, encoded by the coding sequence ATGTATCTAGATTTAACTAATAAACAAATAATGATACTTGAGTTTATAAAAGATCAATTAACTCAAAAAGGATATCCACCTTCAGTCAGGGAAATTTGTGCAGCAGTAGAATTAAGATCTACATCTACTGTACACTCTCACCTAAATAAGTTAGAAAAGTTAGGTTACATAAGAAGAGATCCAACAAAGCCTAGAGCTATTGAGGTTTTAGATTCAAATAAAAATGAAGGTATTAACGGACTTAATCAAGAAGTACTTCACTTACCTGTTATAGGACAGATAACAGCTGGTGAACCTATTTTAGCAGAACAAAATATAGAAGAATACATACCTCTACCTGCAAATTTAGTTATAGGTAGCGAAAACTTTATATTAAAAGTTAAAGGTGAAAGTATGATTAATGCAGGAATATTAGATGGAGATTATGTTATAGTCGATAAAGCTAATACTGCTTCTAATTCACAAATTGTAGTTGCTTTAATAGGAAATGAAAGTGCAACAGTAAAAAGATTTTTTAAAGAAGAGAACTTTATTAGATTACAACCAGAGAATGAATTTATGGAACCTATTATATTAAATCCTCAAGAAGTAAGTATAATTGGTCATGTAAAAGGAGTTTTCAGAGTTATAAAATAA
- the accB gene encoding acetyl-CoA carboxylase biotin carboxyl carrier protein, with the protein MNINEIKELILTIDKTNLTYVNLKDKDFSLEVSKLKELSNASINQQVESIQNDNVNQEKLSNNVNNSTESIIENKDLHLITSPIMGTYYGSPSPEADCFVKVGDKIKEGDTLCIIEAMKLMNEIISDIDGEIVEIVSKDEDLVEYNQVLFKIKEFN; encoded by the coding sequence ATGAATATAAATGAAATAAAGGAATTAATATTGACTATAGATAAAACTAACTTAACATATGTAAATTTAAAGGATAAGGATTTTTCACTAGAAGTTTCTAAGTTAAAAGAACTTTCAAATGCAAGTATAAATCAGCAGGTGGAATCTATACAAAATGACAATGTAAATCAAGAAAAATTATCTAACAATGTAAATAATTCTACTGAATCTATAATAGAAAACAAAGATTTACATTTAATAACCTCACCTATAATGGGGACTTATTATGGATCACCAAGTCCAGAAGCTGATTGTTTTGTAAAAGTAGGAGATAAGATTAAAGAAGGCGATACTCTATGTATCATAGAAGCTATGAAGCTTATGAATGAAATAATTAGTGATATTGATGGAGAAATAGTTGAAATAGTATCTAAGGATGAAGATTTAGTTGAATATAATCAAGTTTTATTTAAAATAAAAGAATTTAATTAG
- a CDS encoding tyrosine-type recombinase/integrase, which yields MSFAFIRKRSKNYIVYLEYKDPESKKKIQKNMGSYDKKRDASKRLTEVKNSIYTDDLLLPNALTLENFLMDFIQKYKVNISITTYDCYIRICKKYIIPMLGKYKLEDLKPIHIQNYIDDLVDILSPQTLKIHINILNLAIKKAYRLKLIRENIVEYVEIPRAKKFKNNIYDIESMQKLLKKCIGTSLELPIFIASGLGLRISEILGLTWDNIDFNNNTITVDKITVRNNHQVILKNPKTESSERTISAPKEIINKLKIYKKEQIEMKLQGKLKNELNLLFFDKDEKPMAQDVLSKKFNKFLKANNLNHIRFHDLRHSHVTLLINSKVPIRVISERVGHSNINTTLNIYAHVLKEMDKEASDKISESLFSLG from the coding sequence ATGAGTTTTGCATTTATAAGGAAAAGAAGTAAAAACTATATAGTTTATTTAGAATATAAAGACCCAGAAAGTAAGAAAAAAATACAAAAAAATATGGGATCATATGATAAAAAAAGAGATGCTTCTAAGAGATTAACCGAAGTAAAAAATAGTATATATACTGATGATTTATTGTTACCAAACGCCTTAACTTTAGAAAATTTTTTAATGGATTTTATCCAAAAATATAAAGTTAATATATCTATAACTACATATGATTGTTATATAAGAATATGTAAAAAATATATAATTCCTATGCTAGGAAAATATAAATTAGAAGATCTAAAACCTATACATATACAAAATTATATCGATGATTTAGTAGATATTCTTAGCCCTCAAACTCTTAAAATACATATAAATATTTTAAACTTAGCTATAAAAAAAGCATACAGATTAAAATTAATTAGAGAAAATATAGTAGAATATGTAGAAATACCTAGAGCTAAAAAATTTAAAAATAACATATATGATATAGAAAGTATGCAAAAACTTCTTAAAAAATGCATTGGAACTTCTTTAGAATTACCTATTTTTATAGCCAGCGGATTAGGGCTTAGAATATCAGAAATTTTAGGACTTACATGGGATAACATAGATTTCAATAACAATACCATTACCGTAGATAAAATAACCGTTAGAAATAATCATCAAGTTATTTTAAAAAATCCTAAAACAGAAAGTTCTGAAAGAACTATATCTGCCCCTAAGGAAATCATAAATAAACTTAAAATTTATAAAAAAGAACAAATAGAAATGAAATTACAAGGAAAACTAAAAAACGAATTAAACTTATTATTTTTCGATAAGGATGAAAAACCTATGGCTCAGGATGTTTTAAGTAAAAAATTCAATAAATTTCTAAAAGCAAACAATTTAAATCATATAAGATTTCATGACCTTCGTCATTCACATGTAACTCTACTTATAAATTCGAAGGTTCCTATTAGAGTAATATCAGAAAGGGTTGGTCACTCTAATATAAATACTACGCTTAATATTTACGCTCATGTATTAAAAGAAATGGATAAAGAAGCTAGTGATAAAATTTCAGAATCTTTATTTAGTTTAGGCTAA
- the deoD gene encoding purine-nucleoside phosphorylase, with the protein MSKTNVPTAHNNAKLGDIAETILLPGDPLRAKFIAETFLDNPVMYNTVRGMYGYTGYYKGNKISVQGSGMGIPSIGIYSYELINFYGVKNLIRVGSAGAINENLKVHDIVIGMGACTDSNYANQFNLPGTFSPIASYDLLKKSVDIANSKNINVTVGNIVSNDVFYSDSGLDNLAKWNKMGVLAVEMEAAALYMNTARAGVNALCILTISDCPFTGEECSAHERQVAFTKMMEIALELA; encoded by the coding sequence ATGAGTAAAACTAATGTGCCAACAGCTCATAATAATGCAAAACTAGGGGATATAGCTGAAACTATTTTACTTCCAGGAGATCCATTAAGAGCTAAATTTATAGCTGAAACATTTCTAGACAATCCTGTTATGTATAATACAGTAAGAGGGATGTATGGATATACAGGATATTATAAAGGAAATAAAATTTCAGTTCAGGGTTCTGGAATGGGTATCCCATCTATAGGTATCTATTCTTATGAGTTAATTAACTTTTATGGGGTAAAAAATCTTATTAGAGTAGGTTCAGCAGGTGCTATTAATGAAAATCTAAAAGTTCACGATATTGTAATTGGAATGGGGGCTTGTACTGATTCTAATTATGCTAATCAATTTAATTTACCAGGAACATTTTCTCCAATAGCAAGCTATGATTTATTGAAAAAATCTGTAGACATAGCTAATAGCAAGAATATCAATGTAACAGTAGGTAATATAGTTTCTAATGATGTATTTTATAGTGATTCTGGTTTAGATAATTTAGCTAAATGGAATAAAATGGGGGTACTAGCAGTCGAAATGGAAGCCGCAGCTCTTTATATGAATACAGCTAGAGCAGGTGTGAATGCTTTGTGTATCTTAACAATATCTGATTGTCCATTTACTGGAGAGGAATGTTCCGCACACGAAAGACAAGTTGCATTTACAAAAATGATGGAAATAGCACTTGAACTAGCTTAA
- a CDS encoding DUF3899 domain-containing protein, translated as MFLLLGVLFLILGILLFISFKKKKASYERKMEKLTQRNFDKNNKKQRNKAEKAKEKSESELKKDKVNAYSFIAAGICCILVEITMKFL; from the coding sequence ATGTTTTTATTACTAGGAGTACTATTTTTAATTTTAGGAATTTTATTATTTATATCTTTTAAAAAAAAGAAAGCTTCTTATGAAAGAAAAATGGAGAAGTTAACTCAAAGGAATTTCGATAAAAATAATAAAAAGCAAAGAAATAAAGCAGAGAAAGCAAAAGAAAAATCAGAATCAGAATTAAAAAAAGATAAAGTAAATGCATATAGTTTTATAGCAGCTGGAATTTGTTGTATACTAGTTGAAATTACCATGAAGTTTTTATAA